ATTCATTTTATCTTTAGTACTTATGAAAAAATACGACGCTATTATTATCGGATCGGGACACAACGGCTTGGTTACCGCTTGTTATCTGGCAAAAAATGGATATGAAGTTTTAGTGCTTGAGCGCGACACCACTATTGGTGGTGCCGTTCGCACAGAGACTATGTTTGAGTCTAAAGAAAACCCCAATGGTTTCCGCATGGATGTGGGTTCTTCAGTTCATATAATGATTCACCAAACAGGAATTATCGAGCATTTGGAACTTGAGAAATATGGACTCGAGTATATCGACATGGATCCCATTATGTCGTATCCGGTTGCTACCGGGAAGGGGGTTATTCACTTTTGGAAGGATGTAGAACGTACGCTGGAATCCATATCAAAAGTAGCACCCGAAGATGTTGAGAACTACAAAGAGTTTATCAAGTTCTGGGGCAAGATAAACAAAGGTGTTTTGAAGGCCTTTATGACCAAACCTGCGGCTGGCAACATCATAGGGACCATGGCTAAAGCGCAGATCAAAGACGGAGCCATGTTCCGAAAAGGAGAACAGGCTTCCGGACTTCAGAAAATACTATCAAGCTATGGCAAGGTTGTAGATGATGCCTTCGATAGTCCGCATATGAAGGCTGCAATACTCTGGTTTGCTGCACAGTCCGGCCCGCTGCCCGATCACTCCGCTACGGGCGATTTTGCAGGCTGGCAGTCGATGTTGCATGAGAGTGGAGCCAAGCATCCAAGAGGTGGTAGCGGGATGCTCACCCAGGCCATGAAAAACATGATTGAAGCTCACGGTGGAGAAGTAAGAGCAGATCACCCCATAGAAAAAATTCTGATTGAAAATAACAAAGCAATTGGAGTAAAAACCGAAAGTGGAGAAGAATTCAGAGCCGATACCATTGTTTCAAATGCGCACGTTCAAACCACAATGATGAAAATGGTTGGCCGGGAACATTTGGACGATTCCATGTTTAAGAAAGTGGAGGATATTAATGTCGGAAATGGTTTTGGGATGGTGATTCGGTGTGCCG
The window above is part of the Balneola sp. genome. Proteins encoded here:
- a CDS encoding FAD-dependent oxidoreductase, with product MKKYDAIIIGSGHNGLVTACYLAKNGYEVLVLERDTTIGGAVRTETMFESKENPNGFRMDVGSSVHIMIHQTGIIEHLELEKYGLEYIDMDPIMSYPVATGKGVIHFWKDVERTLESISKVAPEDVENYKEFIKFWGKINKGVLKAFMTKPAAGNIIGTMAKAQIKDGAMFRKGEQASGLQKILSSYGKVVDDAFDSPHMKAAILWFAAQSGPLPDHSATGDFAGWQSMLHESGAKHPRGGSGMLTQAMKNMIEAHGGEVRADHPIEKILIENNKAIGVKTESGEEFRADTIVSNAHVQTTMMKMVGREHLDDSMFKKVEDINVGNGFGMVIRCAVEELPDYTAAPGDPDIHNGIQLLAPSVQYMNNAIGDYTKKLPPEKPAVLAMTFSKIDPDVAKDGKHTLFAWAQWHPYELANGLKWDDIREREAQKIYDVVTEYAPNMKDKLIDWYIQSPADIEKKHGLLKGNVMHVEMSFDQMFMFRPIPEMSQYETPIKNLYLASASCHPGGGVFGAAGHNAAQVILKNNRKKLFSFS